The sequence TTTATGAAGATGAAAACAAATCATTTCAGGAAGCCATTGAACAACTTGATACAAGCATGTTTACTTCTGAAAGAGTGAGAGAAGGATTTGTACATTTGGATCCCCTGGGGAGCAGAGTTGTGATCATATTGGCTGGGGGACCTCTAGTGTGTGAAATACTTCGTGAAGCTGTCAAGAACAAAATGGTGTACCCAGCGTTCCAATGGATTGTTATGGGGTTGGAATATGAACAGTTGCTTCTCTCCGATGGGTGTTTTGTTGGTGATGTTTTGGACAAGTTGTTATTTGTAACTTTCAATGTTGACACAACTTTCAAAACAGATACAACAGATGTATGTGGTGGTGATGAGGATTTAAAAGAGATTCGAAAAACACATAATAACAACTTTAGCCACGTTTCACTTGTATACGATTCAATATGTGCCTTAGCATTTGCATTTAATTCAAGTTTACCTCTCCATGACAACAGTACACGTGATAACGAGCACTTAACATCATTAGTTACTTCAAATCTTGCAGAGATAACGTTTAATGGTCTCTCAGGCTTTATCAGTTTTGATAGTTCTACAGGCTACAATAAACGAAGAGTTGATATCAATCAAATTTCTAATGAAACAATGAAACTAATTGGATACTTTTCCAGTGGATCCCTCACACTCATCAACAACTCAGAGCTTATCAATACCTCAAAAGGAACACAACTTGTAAGCGTAAGAGTTGAAGTGGCCGTGCTGCTTACCTTAGTAACAGTCGTGCAGTTATTCATTATCATTACTCTTCACATCCTAACAGTGGTTTACAGAAAGCATACAAGTATTCGAGCATCTAATCCCAAGCTGAGTCATTGCATTTTCATTGGTTGCTACGTACTTGTGACTACTTTAATGGTATTTATATGGCCGTTCAAAACAATAGCTGTGCCGGAGGGCATAGCTGAACTCTGTGACATCTTCCAGTTTTGGTTGCTCCCGATTTGTGTCACTCTCATATTTGCACCACTCATTGCTCACATATGGAGATTGTATAGGATATTCACACACTTCAGAAATCCAGGGTGCTGCATATCGAACAGTGCACTGTGCCTCATCATTGCAGTGCAGATTGCTGTGGACCTGACCATCGCTATACTGGGAACTACACTGACCCCATCCTTCATCACGCGCACTAATACTGGTAGGATTAGCACTGAAGGAAAGGTCATCATGTCTACAATGTGTAATCAAAATTCTCCCGTGTGGTGGATACTAATGTGGGTGTACAAGTTTATTCAAGCATCAACATTGCTTGGGCTCAGCCGTCTAACTAAGAATATAAAACTGAATCGAAATTTTACAACCAGTCGATTTAAGTTTGCCAGTTATCTTTTGATTGTTGCTACCTCTGTGCTTTTGCCTTTGTATTTAATCTTGTGGATCACCAATGCAGACATACATGGAGACGTTGTGGTCATGTGTATTCTTGCGAATTGCATCTTGTTGTTATGTATTCTGTTTATCTTATTGCCATCAATTGCAGAAGTGTTCAAAGCAAAAAAGAGAGCAAACAATTATTCAAGTGCTGTGTTATTATAGAGCCATATTAATTTAATGTTAATTTTTTCTTTTTTGTGTTCTTATTGTCAACTGAAGTGAATTATGGGAATGGTCCTTCAATTAATTTGCCACGCCCTGACACAcccttcttcttcttcttctttggaCGGTATTCATCAATTCAATATGATTTTTCAGCATTAAGGACATGTATATTTAATTTGTAGCACTGACTTCGTAATGCCGATGGCAAGCCTGTAGAGAcaggttaccataattatactaacacatataatacataattatagtttaaaCTGGCCACTTGTTGCAGGGACATTTGAAGTGAAACGAGCAGGGACTATCAGAGTTAAAAATTTAGCCTAAATTGCAGCCATAGGAATTCCTTGATTTAAAACGCTGCGTGTTCTCTCCATGCAGTCTTACCTTGGTGGTTGGATTTGTGCTCTTCTACTTGTTCTTATTCCTTGGTCCTTCATTGTCCCACGGACCTATTGTATTTTTAATGCTCACTTTCCATGGTGTCCTGCTCCTGTTCATAGCGCTGATTCCCCTCATACCAAAACTGCGTGAAGAGTTCTATAAAAAGTTTCCACGCTTCATCAAGACCAATGAAGTTGATTTCGAAATCGAAATCGAAAGTGAAAGTGTTCTGGTGGAGAGTTCTAATCGATTTTACATATGATTTTTGTATCACTATTGTGTTTTATTGTATGCACACTTATTCATTGTATCATCATAATCAGACACAATCATGTGTTCCAGTTTTGTTATATTCCTGTTGTATTAATTACATTCACTCCATGTACATACTTGTGATCAGAATGAAATCATGCTACAAAACTTGGAGACATGGCTCTAAGAATCAGCATATCGGGGTCAGTTGACGAGCTATTTATTTTTGTCACTGTGTTCAGCCATTTAGAACACAGAGAAGCTACAAAAACTTTAATTAAGCTACTGTGTGCAGTACTATATATCTGCACTGGAAAGAACCTTTTGTGTTTGTTCTTTCTACATTAGGTTTGTGTAAGGCATAGACCActaatagcctcgatcccaggccgagttttcgcttttataacggttaggcgaacaactgggcctggtactagttgt comes from Halichondria panicea chromosome 3, odHalPani1.1, whole genome shotgun sequence and encodes:
- the LOC135333436 gene encoding metabotropic glutamate receptor-like protein E, with translation MCTTTKVMLLNLELGCLVLAFQCGSVLLAPLYIAIFFQDWQENSTRSDQQTATLTRAALIAVNHINNRHDLLPGYKLSLIQGDSGCVFTDRAIVSYVQNVVYPREDLIAGMVGPLCSDSVRILSSLVNRQEISIPQIHLSMLPTFHNRDMYANSFGILGSIIHLIDSVTSLVDTQNWCTLLLYEDENKSFQEAIEQLDTSMFTSERVREGFVHLDPLGSRVVIILAGGPLVCEILREAVKNKMVYPAFQWIVMGLEYEQLLLSDGCFVGDVLDKLLFVTFNVDTTFKTDTTDVCGGDEDLKEIRKTHNNNFSHVSLVYDSICALAFAFNSSLPLHDNSTRDNEHLTSLVTSNLAEITFNGLSGFISFDSSTGYNKRRVDINQISNETMKLIGYFSSGSLTLINNSELINTSKGTQLVSVRVEVAVLLTLVTVVQLFIIITLHILTVVYRKHTSIRASNPKLSHCIFIGCYVLVTTLMVFIWPFKTIAVPEGIAELCDIFQFWLLPICVTLIFAPLIAHIWRLYRIFTHFRNPGCCISNSALCLIIAVQIAVDLTIAILGTTLTPSFITRTNTGRISTEGKVIMSTMCNQNSPVWWILMWVYKFIQASTLLGLSRLTKNIKLNRNFTTSRFKFASYLLIVATSVLLPLYLILWITNADIHGDVVVMCILANCILLLCILFILLPSIAEVFKAKKRANNYSSAVLL